One segment of Schistocerca cancellata isolate TAMUIC-IGC-003103 chromosome 2, iqSchCanc2.1, whole genome shotgun sequence DNA contains the following:
- the LOC126161358 gene encoding uncharacterized protein LOC126161358 — protein MAVLVCTCCQGNTGKICKHIDWGSTVLPSGNYTEVTDSDSIRRLYYFIATNEEPPEGWLEPLYCSQNAGASSSSERLEQIDTGLLCESQEEMPETLRMETVPDKRNNDLIDEIKARLIDFSNKSPEEMRKGLEVMCEKLRKLKTPSACASYLANFGEGKSRKNRGNYIPVQPTAISRRKNKLAGRRCHPGGRQRPHSKQSKEFVKTVEISEMATFPSPATQSSQSASDF, from the exons ATGGCTGTTCTTGTTTGCACTTGTTGCCAAGGCAATACAGGGAAGATCTGCAAACATATAGACTGGGGCAGTACTGTTTTACCATCAGGAAACTACACGGAGGTGACTGATAGTGACAGTATACGTAGACTGTATTAttttattgctacaaatgaggagCCTCCTGAAGGGTGGCTAGAGCCTCTGTATTGCTCTCAGAATGCAGGGGCTTCAAGTTCTTCGGAACGTTTGGAGCAAATTGACACAGGTTTGCTCTGTGAAAGCCAAGAAGAGATGCCAGAGACACTTCGCATGGAGACAGTTCCagacaaaagaaataatgatttaatCGACGAGATAAAAGCTCGTCTCATAGATTTTTCAAATAAATCCCCTGAGGAAATGAGGAAAGGCCTTGAAGTCATGTGCGAAAAATTGAGAAAGCTTAAAACGCCATCTGCATGTGCATCTTATTTGGCAAATTTTGGTGAAG GAAAATCTAGAAAAAATCGTGGTAACTATATTCCCGTTCAGCCCACTGCAATAAGCAGAAGAAAAAACAAGTTGGCAGGTCGCAGATGTCATCCGGGGGGAAGACAAAGACCACACTCTAagcaaagcaaggaatttgtaaagaCAGTAGAAATTTCTGAAATG gcTACCTTTCCATCACCAGCTACGCAATCATCCCAGTCAGCTTCAGACTTTTGA